The Fervidibacillus albus genome contains a region encoding:
- a CDS encoding phosphatase PAP2 family protein → MGITELLYEWECKLFRAINRQYEHKWVYAIFRTVTQLASAPFSIGIVLLLILNSTGNVKTAAITAGISLAISHIPVQIGKKIFRRKRPYLVFNQIFVTNRPLKDLSFPSGHTTAAFSVITPFVIFYPFSSFILVPLGMIIGLSRIVLGLHYPSDCFAGMLLGIVFGLLSVYFMNNYDSLLLNH, encoded by the coding sequence ATGGGAATTACCGAGTTGTTATATGAATGGGAATGCAAATTATTTCGCGCCATCAATCGCCAATATGAACATAAATGGGTTTATGCCATTTTCCGTACAGTGACTCAGTTAGCTAGCGCACCGTTTTCCATTGGGATTGTCCTACTTCTTATCCTAAATTCTACCGGAAACGTAAAAACAGCTGCAATAACAGCAGGAATTTCTTTAGCAATCAGCCATATTCCTGTCCAGATTGGAAAAAAGATTTTCCGACGAAAACGACCGTATTTAGTCTTTAATCAAATTTTTGTAACGAATCGACCGTTGAAAGATCTTTCCTTTCCATCTGGCCATACGACAGCTGCTTTTTCCGTTATCACTCCCTTTGTCATCTTTTACCCTTTTTCAAGTTTTATACTCGTACCTTTAGGCATGATCATCGGTTTATCGAGAATCGTTTTAGGGTTGCATTATCCTTCTGATTGTTTTGCCGGGATGTTGCTCGGAATTGTATTTGGTTTGTTATCCGTTTATTTCATGAACAATTACGATTCACTCCTTTTGAATCATTGA
- a CDS encoding NAD-dependent protein deacylase, which produces MQWQQWLLHSNYTVVFTGAGMSTESGLPDFRSKKTGLWKKKDPATIASTDALNNNVEQFIDFYRERVLGVKEFGPHKGHRILAEWEQKGIIQSIITQNVDGFHQQAGSERVIELHGTLQKLHCQSCGKEYDSEQYVNKDYHCSCGGILRPSIVLFGEALPEDAFQQALEETEKAELFIVLGSSLSVTPANQFPLLAKQNGAKLMIVNMEPTTFDMYADVVINKEKIGEFLEAWNRKIDKN; this is translated from the coding sequence ATGCAATGGCAACAATGGCTACTTCATTCGAATTACACCGTTGTGTTTACCGGTGCGGGGATGTCAACCGAAAGCGGATTACCGGATTTTCGCTCAAAAAAAACCGGGTTATGGAAGAAAAAAGACCCGGCAACCATCGCCTCCACCGACGCCTTAAATAATAACGTGGAACAATTTATTGATTTTTATCGCGAACGGGTGTTAGGTGTAAAGGAATTCGGTCCCCATAAAGGGCATCGTATTTTAGCCGAATGGGAACAGAAAGGTATCATCCAATCGATTATTACGCAAAATGTCGACGGTTTCCATCAACAAGCTGGGAGCGAACGAGTCATCGAATTGCATGGAACGTTGCAAAAACTCCATTGTCAGTCGTGCGGCAAGGAATACGACAGCGAACAATACGTCAACAAAGACTATCACTGTTCTTGCGGCGGCATCCTTCGTCCGTCCATTGTGTTGTTCGGTGAGGCGTTACCAGAAGATGCTTTTCAACAGGCTTTGGAAGAAACGGAAAAGGCCGAACTTTTCATCGTCCTCGGCTCATCCCTTTCCGTAACCCCAGCGAACCAGTTCCCCCTTTTGGCGAAACAAAACGGTGCAAAGCTGATGATCGTCAATATGGAACCGACAACATTTGATATGTATGCAGATGTCGTCATCAATAAAGAAAAAATTGGCGAATTTTTAGAGGCGTGGAATCGAAAAATCGATAAAAACTAG
- a CDS encoding ammonium transporter: MNEMFYMNSLWTMVAAVLVILMIGGFILLEAGSTRMKNAGHIAGKTIFTFSLISIVFWAVGYGFIFGEGGNFFFGFSDFFYGGELVEGDGLATTVFFVFQLAFAGISLTIALGGFAERAKFSVYIIFTILFGIFVYPVVAHWIWGGGWLAEHGKQDFAGSTVVHLTGAMGALAATLLLKPRIGKYNPDGTANNIAGHNQVYTALAALLLWVGWFGFNAGSTVSVDGAFFGYVALNTNLGAAAGAVAATFISWVVLGKSDVPTILNGALAGLVAITASCAFVEPWAAVVIGLIAGILVFYSARFFEKMNIDDPIFALSVHGTAGIWGTLSTGFFATPELASVGLPGLFYGGGLTQLGVQALGVVTSGLYAFVVSFVILFITKKIMGSIRVTEEEEIIGLDMSEHGSYGYPEQFTEKNLKTQM; the protein is encoded by the coding sequence ATGAATGAAATGTTTTACATGAACAGTTTGTGGACGATGGTAGCTGCCGTCCTCGTTATTCTTATGATCGGCGGATTTATTTTGTTGGAAGCCGGTTCTACGAGAATGAAAAATGCTGGACATATTGCAGGAAAAACAATCTTTACTTTCAGTTTAATTTCCATCGTCTTTTGGGCGGTCGGTTACGGCTTTATATTTGGTGAAGGTGGAAACTTTTTCTTCGGCTTTTCCGATTTCTTTTATGGCGGGGAGCTCGTAGAAGGAGACGGGTTAGCAACGACGGTATTTTTTGTGTTTCAATTGGCATTTGCCGGAATTTCGTTAACGATTGCCCTCGGCGGATTTGCAGAACGGGCGAAATTCTCCGTTTACATTATTTTTACGATCTTATTCGGCATTTTCGTTTACCCAGTAGTTGCCCATTGGATTTGGGGAGGCGGCTGGTTGGCGGAACATGGAAAACAAGATTTCGCTGGATCAACCGTCGTTCATTTGACGGGTGCGATGGGTGCTTTAGCTGCAACACTTTTATTAAAACCGCGAATTGGAAAATACAATCCGGATGGCACAGCAAACAATATCGCTGGACATAACCAAGTGTATACCGCTTTGGCCGCGTTACTTTTATGGGTCGGTTGGTTCGGATTCAATGCCGGAAGTACCGTTTCTGTCGACGGAGCGTTCTTCGGCTATGTTGCCTTAAACACGAATCTCGGTGCGGCAGCCGGTGCCGTTGCTGCAACGTTTATTTCTTGGGTCGTACTTGGAAAATCCGATGTACCGACCATTCTAAACGGAGCATTGGCCGGACTCGTTGCTATTACTGCATCCTGTGCCTTTGTCGAACCTTGGGCTGCGGTCGTAATCGGTTTGATTGCAGGTATTCTTGTCTTTTATAGTGCTCGCTTTTTCGAAAAAATGAACATTGATGATCCGATTTTCGCTTTATCCGTCCATGGAACGGCAGGGATTTGGGGAACGCTTTCGACCGGATTTTTTGCAACACCCGAATTAGCTTCAGTTGGATTACCAGGATTATTTTACGGTGGCGGACTTACCCAATTAGGTGTGCAGGCGTTAGGAGTCGTCACATCCGGGTTGTATGCCTTTGTCGTTTCCTTCGTAATATTATTTATAACGAAGAAAATCATGGGAAGCATTCGCGTAACGGAAGAGGAAGAAATCATTGGTTTGGATATGAGTGAACATGGTAGCTATGGTTACCCGGAACAATTTACCGAAAAAAATTTGAAAACGCAAATGTAA
- a CDS encoding metallophosphoesterase family protein, with the protein MFKFIHCADLHLDSPLRGLQIRGDALREDIRTATRKALENLVELSIEQSVQFVVIAGDIYDGDWQDYSTGLFFNSMMMRLREYGIRVFLIKGNHDAASQISKRLVLPDNVVEFRTDQPETYTMDEIGVAIHGWSYKEREVWENLALQYPDAYPGYFNIGLLHTSLDGKEGHERYAPCHPSELIEKGYDYWALGHIHKRQVISEHPFIIFPGNIQGRHIRETGEKGCTLVTVDGKDVTVEHRNLDVLRWYVCPVDLSAAETEIDFIEKVSSALSDIVEREPGHPIAVRIILSGETQMHNELLQEQERYISEVKNAAQMTGANQIWIEKIKFETTAPQKASSSFEHTDAISEMIKEIDLNDLDDEFLSAYIQKMKSIQNRLNQYVKREDAMKIEGKKDVEIILNDAKDLLIGMISRGGEV; encoded by the coding sequence ATGTTTAAATTTATCCATTGTGCCGATCTACATTTAGATAGCCCGTTAAGAGGATTGCAAATACGAGGAGATGCACTAAGGGAAGACATTCGAACGGCGACGAGAAAGGCGTTGGAAAATCTAGTTGAACTAAGTATTGAACAATCTGTACAATTTGTTGTTATCGCAGGGGATATTTACGATGGCGATTGGCAAGATTATTCGACCGGATTATTTTTTAATTCGATGATGATGAGACTTCGGGAGTATGGAATCCGCGTCTTTTTAATTAAAGGGAACCACGATGCGGCAAGTCAAATATCTAAACGACTCGTATTACCGGATAACGTCGTTGAGTTTCGTACAGACCAGCCGGAAACGTACACGATGGATGAAATCGGTGTTGCTATTCATGGATGGAGCTATAAAGAGCGGGAAGTATGGGAAAACCTCGCCCTTCAATATCCGGATGCTTATCCCGGCTATTTTAACATCGGCCTCCTTCATACGTCTTTAGATGGAAAGGAAGGTCATGAACGGTATGCTCCATGTCATCCGAGCGAACTGATTGAAAAAGGCTACGATTACTGGGCACTCGGTCATATTCATAAGCGGCAAGTCATCAGCGAACACCCGTTTATTATTTTTCCAGGAAACATTCAAGGACGACATATTCGAGAAACCGGTGAAAAAGGGTGTACCCTCGTTACCGTTGACGGGAAGGATGTTACGGTGGAGCATCGAAATTTGGATGTTCTTCGTTGGTATGTATGCCCGGTCGATTTATCTGCGGCGGAAACGGAAATAGATTTTATCGAGAAAGTTTCTTCGGCTTTAAGTGATATCGTCGAAAGGGAACCCGGCCATCCTATAGCCGTTCGTATCATCCTTTCCGGAGAGACTCAGATGCATAATGAACTTTTACAGGAGCAGGAGCGGTACATATCAGAAGTAAAAAACGCCGCACAAATGACTGGAGCGAATCAAATTTGGATTGAAAAAATCAAGTTTGAAACGACGGCCCCTCAAAAGGCGTCTTCATCCTTTGAACATACGGATGCGATTTCTGAAATGATTAAAGAAATCGATCTGAACGATTTAGATGATGAGTTTTTAAGTGCATATATCCAAAAAATGAAGTCGATTCAAAACCGGTTGAATCAATACGTAAAACGGGAAGATGCGATGAAAATTGAAGGGAAAAAGGATGTGGAGATCATTTTAAACGATGCGAAAGATCTTCTAATTGGCATGATCTCAAGGGGAGGAGAAGTCTAA
- the htpG gene encoding molecular chaperone HtpG, whose protein sequence is MEKKQFQAESKRLLEMMINSIYTKKEIFLRELISNASDAIDKMYYKTLTDESLSFDRDQYYIKIIPNKENRTLTVMDTGIGMTKEEMETNLGTIAKSGSLSFKKEHEMKDGFDIIGQFGVGFYAAFMVSEIVTVKSKAFGENQGYEWQSEGTDGYTISECEKDEVGTEVILKLKENTEDDNFDEFLDEWRLKEIVKKYSDFIRYPIKMDVTKHKPKEEGSDEFIDYKEEEVINSMVPIWRKNKNELTDEDYVNFYNEKRYGFDKPLKHIHLTVDGTVRYNAILYIPESAPYDYYTPEYEKGLELYSNGVLIMGKSPDLLPDYFSFVKGMVDSEDLSLNISREMLQQDRQLKFIAKNIKNKIKRELELMLKNEREKYESFYNAFGRQLKFGVYSDFGANKDLLQDLLLFYSSKEKKLVTLDEYVSRMTDEQKYIYYATGDSIERIEKLPQTELVAEKGYEILYLTEDIDEFAIKMLGNYKEKEFRSVSSDDLGINSEEKTEDQETKEETKQLFTSMKEILGDKVKSVKASKRLKSHPVCFSTEGDITIEMEKVINSMPNNQQVKAEKVLEINPNHEIFQSLKKAFEADKEKFALYTKILYNQALLIEGLQVEDPVEFTNDMCKVMV, encoded by the coding sequence ATGGAGAAGAAACAGTTTCAAGCGGAATCGAAACGATTATTAGAAATGATGATCAATTCCATTTATACAAAAAAGGAAATTTTTTTACGGGAGTTAATTTCTAATGCAAGCGATGCGATCGACAAAATGTATTACAAAACGTTAACAGATGAATCGTTATCATTCGATCGAGACCAATACTACATAAAAATCATCCCGAATAAAGAAAATCGAACGTTAACTGTGATGGATACGGGCATCGGAATGACGAAAGAAGAGATGGAAACGAATCTCGGTACGATTGCAAAAAGCGGTTCCCTTTCCTTTAAAAAGGAACATGAAATGAAAGACGGTTTCGACATCATCGGTCAATTCGGTGTCGGTTTTTATGCAGCTTTTATGGTAAGTGAGATCGTAACGGTCAAATCAAAAGCCTTCGGAGAAAATCAAGGGTACGAATGGCAATCGGAAGGAACCGACGGATACACGATCTCAGAATGCGAAAAGGATGAAGTCGGTACGGAAGTCATTTTAAAATTAAAGGAAAATACAGAGGACGACAATTTCGATGAATTCCTTGACGAATGGCGATTGAAAGAAATCGTCAAAAAATATTCGGACTTTATCCGCTATCCGATTAAAATGGACGTAACGAAGCATAAACCAAAGGAAGAAGGTAGTGACGAATTTATCGATTATAAAGAAGAAGAAGTCATTAACAGCATGGTTCCGATTTGGCGGAAAAATAAAAATGAATTAACGGATGAAGATTATGTGAATTTCTACAACGAAAAACGATACGGCTTTGATAAACCGTTAAAACATATCCACTTAACGGTTGACGGAACCGTTCGATACAATGCGATTTTATATATTCCGGAGAGTGCTCCATACGATTATTACACCCCTGAATATGAAAAGGGATTAGAATTATATTCAAACGGCGTACTCATTATGGGAAAAAGCCCAGATCTATTACCCGATTATTTCAGTTTCGTCAAGGGAATGGTTGATTCAGAAGACTTGTCGTTGAATATATCGAGGGAAATGTTGCAACAGGACCGGCAATTGAAATTCATCGCGAAAAATATTAAAAATAAAATTAAACGAGAATTAGAATTAATGTTAAAAAATGAACGGGAAAAATATGAATCGTTTTACAACGCCTTCGGTAGACAGTTGAAATTTGGCGTGTATTCCGATTTTGGAGCAAATAAAGATCTGCTACAAGATTTGTTATTGTTTTACTCTTCGAAGGAGAAAAAACTTGTTACACTGGACGAATACGTTTCCCGGATGACTGATGAACAAAAATATATTTATTATGCAACAGGTGATTCGATCGAACGGATTGAAAAATTACCGCAAACGGAGCTCGTTGCAGAAAAAGGATACGAAATTTTGTATTTGACGGAAGATATTGATGAATTTGCTATTAAAATGTTAGGAAACTATAAAGAAAAGGAATTTCGATCCGTTTCTAGTGATGATTTAGGCATTAATTCAGAGGAAAAGACAGAGGATCAAGAAACGAAGGAAGAAACGAAACAATTGTTCACATCAATGAAGGAAATATTAGGCGACAAAGTGAAAAGTGTAAAAGCATCGAAACGGTTGAAATCCCACCCGGTCTGCTTTTCGACGGAAGGGGATATTACGATTGAAATGGAAAAGGTAATTAACAGCATGCCGAATAATCAACAAGTAAAAGCGGAAAAAGTGTTGGAAATCAATCCGAATCACGAAATCTTTCAATCATTGAAAAAAGCTTTTGAAGCGGATAAAGAAAAGTTCGCCTTGTACACGAAAATTTTATACAACCAAGCCCTTTTGATCGAAGGCTTGCAAGTAGAAGACCCGGTTGAATTTACAAACGATATGTGCAAAGTGATGGTTTAA
- a CDS encoding AAA family ATPase, translated as MIIRKVNVQSVLHYDQFELDLGDQMALHILYGPNEAGKSTLLNLMIDGLFGGKIEGNRKDYFDTRSKLEFILEHPSLPPIHYFRKKRYSKFILVDENGKEMENERLTPYLSGFEKEQFALLFGFDHERLRSGGESLLQSGGHVGISLFESGGGIQYVQKIVNLLNDRTKELIDPSFRKGSSKLLNKSWHLYTRSIADMREKGLRGEDWHKKAKEIDEKKDELDRLQKKYEQIQLDLTKERRRQRIWKPYQDRQKIRLQLDSLQQIPILSDETVQRISDTIENYVRTKEEKAKIKSKYEQKKTIRDQIHYDHQMLSLGTEIYTMNEKLQQYISRKMKEIPEEIRSMDEWKIEAQSLLLTIAPSIRIEEAEQLRIPFSEEEAILALADEVKNIQLGLQSEKERLQEYENERTKLERELKEMEVPVDPAPFEQLIRRIQREGNLDAQIKETKREWELGKERIDRIQKDQNIWGGSLRQLSEIPIPLIETIETYEKRWDELEKERVGTEQAITEEQERYYETINQLEQIELGGYVPVEADLQNVRNRRNEHWTFVKSVWLGKENVETISKNFSDADSLAALFEQSISEADHLVDVMRKESDRSAKRANLLLQKKQTEEKIDRLKEKLAETKHRFASLTKEWNEEWKRAGIQPKSPAEMKEWLKVFYRPVLEEWKKVKDVEKRYDTLSNIKSTLFEELTVAAQSIGCEVASSNNSIETILRSIETYVKKAEEKRINLENYKKRLKDANLKQLIQKQKVEQLNDRLEKAEERWEAIREKYGHLGSNPEIARTTIEKLRKLFQILSNITRAERSVQRKKEECDAFEWQVADLAKRLSKNISDYPSIENFVRTLRETYEREREKKTTADAIRKQVQEIEMEIVENERQERELKEIVQNYMETYQCGSVEDLRTFLLQASEKKDLETKWKETEERLMEAGDFLPLEQLEREAEAIENPEMIPSRIEQLEEKSQIIESRIKDEKEPLWHLKREFETMNETKTDVVFHSQNAESYLAEVDQYWNEYVRIELAKRLLQRAIEEYRRKNETTIIHRASNFFQKLTLNQYEQLIIDYDGDIPIIVAIDRKKGKRTVREMSDGTRDQLYLSLRLAFVENHLNDSVPVPLIMDDIFVHFDDERTKATLEILHQFATKTQILYFTHHQYVVQTARTIGENVQIHHIGNTQMEPVEGSIQ; from the coding sequence ATGATTATTCGAAAAGTGAACGTTCAATCCGTCCTTCATTATGATCAGTTTGAACTCGATTTAGGAGATCAAATGGCTTTACACATTCTTTACGGTCCGAATGAAGCGGGAAAAAGCACTTTGTTAAACTTAATGATCGATGGCCTGTTCGGAGGGAAAATAGAAGGGAATCGCAAAGACTACTTCGATACTCGATCCAAACTAGAGTTTATACTCGAACATCCTTCGTTACCACCGATTCATTATTTTCGAAAAAAACGATATAGCAAATTCATTCTCGTGGATGAAAATGGGAAGGAAATGGAAAATGAGCGTTTGACTCCCTACTTAAGTGGTTTTGAAAAGGAACAGTTTGCCCTTCTCTTCGGATTTGACCACGAGCGGTTACGTAGCGGTGGGGAAAGTTTGTTACAATCGGGCGGTCACGTCGGTATTAGCTTATTTGAATCCGGTGGTGGGATTCAATATGTGCAAAAAATCGTAAACTTGTTAAATGACCGGACGAAGGAGTTAATTGACCCGTCCTTTCGTAAAGGTTCATCGAAATTGTTGAATAAATCGTGGCATCTTTATACCCGTTCGATCGCCGATATGAGGGAAAAAGGACTACGGGGAGAAGATTGGCATAAAAAGGCGAAGGAAATTGATGAAAAGAAAGATGAACTAGATCGACTCCAAAAGAAATACGAACAAATTCAACTCGATCTTACGAAGGAAAGGCGAAGACAGCGCATATGGAAACCGTATCAAGATCGACAAAAAATTCGTTTGCAGCTAGATTCATTACAACAAATTCCGATTCTTTCGGACGAAACGGTTCAACGGATTTCCGATACAATCGAAAACTACGTGCGGACAAAGGAAGAAAAGGCGAAGATTAAATCAAAATACGAACAGAAAAAGACTATTCGTGACCAGATCCATTATGATCACCAAATGCTAAGCCTTGGAACGGAAATTTATACAATGAATGAAAAATTACAACAATATATATCGAGAAAAATGAAAGAAATTCCCGAAGAGATCCGATCGATGGATGAATGGAAGATCGAAGCCCAGTCGTTACTCTTAACGATTGCGCCATCGATTCGTATCGAAGAAGCCGAGCAACTCCGCATTCCATTTTCTGAGGAAGAAGCAATTTTGGCATTAGCAGATGAAGTAAAAAATATACAATTGGGCCTTCAATCGGAAAAGGAACGGCTACAGGAATACGAAAACGAACGGACGAAACTCGAAAGGGAATTGAAAGAGATGGAAGTACCCGTCGATCCCGCTCCATTCGAACAATTAATACGTCGCATACAACGGGAAGGAAATCTCGATGCCCAAATTAAAGAAACGAAACGGGAATGGGAATTGGGAAAGGAACGAATCGATCGGATTCAAAAAGATCAAAACATTTGGGGAGGTTCACTAAGACAATTATCCGAAATTCCCATCCCACTTATCGAAACGATCGAAACGTATGAAAAACGTTGGGACGAATTGGAAAAAGAAAGGGTAGGAACCGAACAAGCTATAACTGAAGAACAAGAACGATATTATGAAACGATAAATCAGTTAGAACAAATTGAGCTCGGTGGATACGTCCCGGTAGAAGCAGATTTACAAAACGTACGGAATAGGCGAAATGAACATTGGACTTTCGTAAAATCGGTATGGCTAGGAAAGGAAAATGTAGAAACGATATCGAAAAATTTTTCCGATGCAGATTCCCTTGCCGCCCTCTTTGAACAGTCGATAAGTGAAGCGGATCATTTAGTAGACGTGATGCGGAAGGAATCGGATCGATCAGCAAAAAGGGCAAATCTTCTTTTACAAAAAAAGCAAACGGAAGAGAAAATCGATCGGTTAAAGGAAAAATTAGCGGAAACGAAACATCGATTTGCCTCGTTGACAAAGGAATGGAACGAAGAATGGAAACGGGCGGGAATTCAACCGAAATCTCCAGCAGAAATGAAAGAATGGCTGAAAGTTTTTTATCGACCGGTTTTGGAAGAATGGAAGAAAGTAAAGGATGTGGAAAAACGATACGATACACTGTCAAATATAAAATCCACCCTTTTTGAAGAATTAACGGTTGCAGCCCAATCGATCGGTTGCGAAGTCGCTTCTTCAAATAATTCGATTGAAACGATACTTAGAAGCATTGAAACGTATGTAAAAAAAGCGGAAGAAAAACGAATCAATCTCGAAAATTACAAAAAAAGATTGAAAGATGCCAATCTGAAACAACTGATCCAAAAACAAAAGGTTGAACAGCTCAACGACCGATTAGAAAAAGCGGAGGAAAGATGGGAAGCGATTCGAGAAAAATACGGCCACTTAGGAAGCAATCCAGAAATCGCCCGTACGACAATTGAAAAACTTCGAAAACTATTTCAAATTTTATCCAATATTACCCGTGCTGAACGATCTGTTCAGCGCAAAAAAGAAGAATGTGATGCATTCGAATGGCAGGTGGCGGATCTGGCAAAACGACTTTCGAAAAATATATCCGACTATCCATCCATCGAAAATTTCGTAAGGACACTTCGAGAAACATACGAACGGGAAAGGGAGAAAAAGACGACGGCGGATGCCATTCGAAAACAAGTACAAGAAATCGAAATGGAAATTGTAGAAAACGAGCGGCAAGAACGAGAATTAAAGGAAATCGTTCAAAACTATATGGAAACTTATCAATGCGGCTCGGTAGAAGACTTGCGAACATTTCTTCTCCAAGCTTCCGAGAAAAAAGATTTGGAAACAAAATGGAAGGAAACGGAAGAACGGTTGATGGAAGCGGGAGACTTTTTACCATTGGAACAGTTGGAAAGGGAAGCAGAAGCGATCGAAAATCCTGAAATGATTCCCTCACGAATTGAACAGTTGGAAGAAAAAAGCCAAATCATAGAGAGCCGAATCAAGGATGAAAAGGAACCATTATGGCATTTAAAACGGGAATTTGAAACGATGAACGAAACGAAAACCGACGTCGTGTTCCATTCCCAAAACGCCGAAAGTTATTTAGCAGAAGTGGATCAATATTGGAACGAGTATGTTCGCATTGAGTTGGCAAAACGGTTACTTCAACGGGCTATCGAAGAATATCGGCGAAAAAACGAAACGACGATCATCCATCGGGCAAGCAACTTTTTTCAAAAGCTTACTTTAAATCAATACGAACAATTAATCATCGACTATGATGGGGATATACCGATTATTGTGGCCATCGATCGCAAGAAAGGGAAACGAACCGTTCGCGAAATGAGCGATGGGACAAGGGACCAATTATACTTGTCATTACGACTCGCCTTTGTTGAAAACCATCTGAATGATTCCGTTCCCGTTCCGCTAATTATGGACGATATTTTCGTTCATTTCGATGACGAACGGACGAAGGCGAC
- a CDS encoding DUF294 nucleotidyltransferase-like domain-containing protein codes for MGNTFHSYEEIKIWKDERIAQWENDPASINDLHDTVMKHVFNLTMNRLGPPPCEFCWFITGSGGRKEQGYFVDQDHGIIFERSEKECETFFSHFGKQLSDALHIVGYPYCEGKVMSSNPLWCQSLSDWKKQLELWVNDASFSSIRYLLIFFDARCLKGEKRFALDLKQFLFQKINKQPFLLQRFAENTVYVKKATGPLGQMLVEEKGERKGMIHMKQVAYLPYVNAIRLLAMKEGILETSTIERIQKLNERMHFNSVLAHAEDDFSTLLRYRLQYSSKLNYENSHYIRWDDLQEEEKRKLKTIIRSGRKLHQFAHRKLKKDGSYGY; via the coding sequence TTGGGAAATACATTTCACAGTTACGAAGAGATAAAAATATGGAAGGATGAACGAATCGCCCAATGGGAAAACGATCCGGCGTCCATAAATGATCTACATGATACCGTAATGAAACATGTCTTTAACTTAACGATGAATCGTCTTGGCCCGCCACCGTGTGAATTTTGTTGGTTTATTACGGGAAGTGGGGGAAGAAAAGAACAAGGATATTTTGTTGATCAAGATCACGGAATCATTTTCGAACGATCAGAGAAAGAATGCGAAACCTTTTTCTCCCATTTTGGAAAACAACTTTCCGACGCTTTACATATTGTCGGTTATCCGTATTGTGAAGGAAAAGTAATGAGTTCGAACCCCCTTTGGTGTCAATCGTTGTCCGATTGGAAGAAACAGCTGGAGCTATGGGTCAATGATGCAAGCTTTTCTTCCATCCGATATTTGCTCATTTTTTTCGATGCCCGTTGTTTAAAAGGAGAGAAGCGGTTTGCATTAGACTTGAAACAATTTTTATTTCAAAAAATAAATAAGCAACCTTTCCTTCTCCAACGATTTGCGGAAAATACAGTATACGTAAAAAAGGCAACGGGCCCCCTCGGACAAATGCTCGTCGAAGAAAAGGGAGAGCGAAAAGGAATGATTCATATGAAACAAGTTGCCTATTTACCGTATGTGAACGCCATCCGTCTACTCGCCATGAAAGAAGGAATTTTGGAAACGTCTACGATTGAACGGATTCAAAAACTGAACGAGCGGATGCATTTCAATTCCGTACTTGCTCATGCGGAAGACGATTTTTCTACCCTCCTTCGTTACCGTTTACAATACAGTTCCAAATTGAATTATGAAAACTCCCATTACATCCGTTGGGACGATTTACAGGAGGAGGAAAAAAGGAAGTTGAAGACGATTATTCGAAGTGGCCGGAAACTACATCAATTCGCCCATAGAAAGTTGAAAAAGGATGGATCGTATGGATATTAA
- a CDS encoding exonuclease domain-containing protein produces MDINPLNRWLKNVQGKWFGGNEGAVNKEQMAFMRRLQKDLQRRDVLVTSLNRLEVIAIDLETTGFEPEKGDEIIAIGALKIKGKEIVPNESFYSLVQPKKFPSQEILDLTGITKAELERAPTVSDGLFRFFQFAKHHPLIAHHAAHEKKFLQYASENSFRLLFQNKIFDTSILFRTVEPMTRLKTLDEWCAHNDIPIRNRHHALSDAKMAAELWCRYIDRAEKLGFRNLLDIYEHIAKTVDRND; encoded by the coding sequence ATGGATATTAATCCACTAAATCGTTGGCTAAAAAACGTACAAGGGAAATGGTTTGGCGGAAATGAAGGGGCAGTTAATAAAGAACAAATGGCTTTCATGAGACGTTTGCAAAAGGATCTCCAAAGAAGGGATGTCCTCGTAACCTCGTTGAACCGTTTAGAAGTGATTGCCATCGATTTGGAAACGACCGGGTTTGAACCTGAAAAGGGGGACGAAATCATTGCGATCGGAGCTTTAAAAATAAAAGGGAAAGAAATCGTACCGAACGAATCGTTTTACTCCCTTGTTCAACCGAAAAAATTTCCTAGCCAAGAAATTCTCGATTTAACGGGGATTACGAAAGCGGAATTGGAACGGGCACCTACCGTATCGGATGGCTTGTTTCGATTTTTCCAATTCGCCAAACATCATCCACTCATCGCCCATCATGCTGCCCATGAGAAAAAATTTCTTCAATACGCGAGTGAAAATTCATTTCGGTTGCTTTTCCAAAATAAAATTTTTGATACATCCATTTTATTCCGAACCGTCGAACCGATGACCCGTTTGAAAACATTGGATGAATGGTGTGCACATAACGATATTCCGATCCGAAATCGTCATCATGCTCTTAGTGACGCTAAAATGGCCGCCGAATTATGGTGTCGGTACATCGACCGGGCGGAAAAGTTAGGGTTCAGAAATTTATTGGATATTTATGAACATATTGCTAAAACGGTGGATCGGAACGATTGA